Proteins found in one Mucilaginibacter gracilis genomic segment:
- the der gene encoding ribosome biogenesis GTPase Der: MSNIVAIVGRPNVGKSTLFNRLIEARKAIVDDFSGVTRDRHYGVSEWTGHDFTVIDTGGYVANSDDVFEAAIREQVLIAIEEASVILFMVDVTTGITDLDDEIATFLRKSKKPVFVVSNKVDNNSQQVESATFYGFGLGEIYNISAMTGSGTGELLDEVVKTFEDVPLEQNTLPKYTIAGRPNVGKSSIINTLLGHDRNIVTPIAGTTRDSIHIHYNQFGHDFMLIDTAGMRKKTKVKENIEFYSVMRTIKAIEESDVVLLMIDAVEGIEAQDINIFHLAEKNKKGIVIVVNKWDLIEKNNKTTKVFEEIIHQKIAPFTDVPIVFTSVLEKQRIFKAIEAANKVYENRNKKIPTSKLNDVMLPIIESFPPPAIKGKYVKIKYVTQISGIAPMFAFFCNLPQYIKEPYMRFIENKLRENFDFQGVPIQIFFRQK, from the coding sequence ATGAGTAACATAGTAGCTATAGTAGGCCGCCCAAATGTGGGTAAATCAACATTATTTAACCGTTTAATTGAGGCCCGTAAAGCCATTGTTGACGATTTTAGCGGCGTAACCCGCGACAGGCACTATGGCGTTAGTGAATGGACCGGGCATGATTTTACGGTAATTGATACCGGCGGTTATGTAGCCAATTCCGACGATGTTTTTGAGGCCGCCATACGCGAGCAGGTTTTAATTGCCATTGAAGAAGCCAGCGTTATTTTGTTTATGGTTGACGTAACAACCGGCATAACCGACCTTGACGACGAAATTGCTACCTTTTTACGCAAAAGCAAAAAGCCAGTATTTGTAGTATCAAACAAGGTGGATAACAATAGCCAGCAGGTTGAATCGGCCACGTTTTACGGCTTTGGCCTCGGCGAAATATACAACATTTCGGCCATGACGGGCTCCGGCACCGGCGAACTTTTAGATGAGGTTGTTAAAACCTTTGAGGATGTCCCGCTCGAGCAAAACACCCTGCCAAAATACACCATCGCCGGCAGGCCCAATGTAGGTAAATCATCAATTATCAATACCCTGCTCGGCCACGATCGTAATATCGTAACCCCAATTGCAGGCACCACGCGCGATTCTATCCACATCCATTACAACCAGTTCGGTCACGATTTTATGCTGATTGATACCGCCGGGATGCGTAAAAAAACCAAGGTTAAAGAAAACATTGAGTTTTACTCGGTAATGCGTACCATCAAAGCCATCGAAGAAAGCGACGTGGTTTTGCTGATGATTGACGCCGTTGAAGGCATTGAAGCGCAAGACATTAACATTTTCCACCTGGCCGAAAAAAACAAAAAAGGTATCGTAATTGTGGTTAACAAGTGGGATCTGATCGAAAAAAACAATAAAACGACCAAGGTTTTTGAAGAGATCATTCACCAAAAAATTGCCCCTTTTACCGATGTGCCTATCGTTTTCACCTCCGTTTTAGAGAAACAACGTATTTTTAAAGCCATAGAAGCGGCCAACAAAGTTTACGAAAACCGCAACAAAAAAATACCCACCTCAAAACTTAACGACGTAATGCTGCCCATTATAGAGAGCTTTCCGCCTCCCGCTATAAAAGGCAAATACGTAAAAATTAAATACGTAACCCAAATAAGCGGCATAGCACCCATGTTCGCCTTTTTCTGCAACCTGCCCCAATACATCAAAGAACCCTACATGCGCTTTATTGAAAACAAACTGCGCGAAAATTTCGATTTTCAAGGCGTACCAATACAGATTTTCTTTAGGCAGAAATAG
- a CDS encoding outer membrane beta-barrel family protein, with protein sequence MKKFLTVLFCLSAFTAAAQVSGKVTDEKGDALPGAVIRLFKNNQPAKTALTDTAGYFNCNVPGLNYLVITSVGFMADTIFTTQKPLGNIKLIPATRRLNEVRVQARQPIIKQETDRSVIMVNEQVKKLADNALEIVNLAPSITISDNEDAILMSGKAEVQIMINDKPVKMTARDLAKMLKAMPAGSIKQVEILTNPPAKYEVNGNTGIINIKTNMGVKGITGNLDYSTSQSVYNWTDLSGLLNYGAGKLAVSTYGAWHSGGYLTSDVKVRKLNTGTLNQQTSNLDNWSDPVWRVAIDYAIGKKSTLGGIIEREASTNTSSYDSYLQQPSNSYQTIGSNPYVRYWNTYNLNYRYSDTLGTELTVDLDRADFTKNGHITVITTGQPQLNYETLTNISINTLKTDYSHAWKNKLKLEAGFKIAAVQTNNNQDANQFNYHENIRAAYTALSGSAARWGWQFGLRAEQTTAKGESELASSAKLTRPDTSYFNLLPSAYFTYAPGAKHHLRLSISRRIKRPDYNDLQPFTYVQDPLSQQTGNPNLRVQRNDEAELTYTFDDRITLVGAYSQANDYFNTIMKQAGNVLIEMPANTGTMNTLNFDLNYPVKATKWWNMLYKANLGNDHFKGALLDGELNEGKWHYQFSTSQRFTLPGKYQLQLSGRYTSASQNLIYARQDNANVSAGISRKLFKDQASVRLGVSDIFKTQRNYTSVNFGSLNYTDEGNFESRRVSFNFSWRFGNTKIRQTEERRRGDADEKGRSGS encoded by the coding sequence ATGAAAAAATTTTTAACCGTTTTATTTTGTTTAAGCGCCTTTACCGCTGCCGCCCAGGTAAGCGGTAAAGTAACCGACGAAAAAGGAGATGCCCTGCCCGGAGCAGTTATCCGCCTGTTTAAAAACAATCAACCAGCTAAAACCGCGCTTACCGATACCGCGGGTTATTTTAACTGCAATGTGCCGGGTTTAAATTACCTGGTTATTACATCGGTTGGTTTTATGGCCGATACTATTTTTACCACCCAAAAGCCGCTGGGTAATATTAAGCTGATACCCGCCACGCGCCGGCTTAACGAAGTGCGCGTGCAAGCCCGGCAACCTATTATAAAGCAGGAAACCGACCGCAGCGTTATTATGGTTAACGAGCAGGTTAAAAAACTGGCCGATAACGCATTGGAAATTGTAAACCTTGCGCCCAGTATTACCATTAGCGATAACGAAGACGCGATACTAATGAGCGGCAAGGCCGAGGTGCAGATTATGATTAATGATAAACCGGTGAAGATGACTGCCCGCGATTTAGCCAAAATGCTTAAAGCCATGCCTGCAGGTAGTATAAAGCAGGTAGAAATATTAACTAACCCACCAGCCAAATACGAGGTAAACGGTAATACGGGTATTATCAATATCAAAACTAACATGGGTGTAAAAGGCATTACCGGTAACCTTGATTACAGTACATCGCAAAGTGTTTATAATTGGACCGACCTATCGGGCTTGCTGAATTATGGCGCGGGGAAATTAGCGGTTAGCACTTACGGGGCGTGGCATAGCGGCGGTTACCTCACCAGCGATGTTAAAGTGCGTAAACTTAATACAGGCACCTTAAACCAGCAAACCAGTAACCTTGATAACTGGAGCGACCCGGTTTGGCGCGTGGCTATTGATTACGCAATTGGTAAAAAAAGTACCCTTGGCGGGATAATTGAGCGCGAAGCCAGTACCAATACCAGTAGCTACGATAGCTATTTGCAACAGCCCTCAAATAGCTATCAAACCATAGGCAGCAACCCTTACGTGCGTTATTGGAATACTTATAACCTAAACTATCGCTACAGCGATACACTTGGAACGGAACTAACTGTTGACCTTGACCGTGCCGACTTTACTAAAAACGGCCATATTACGGTTATAACCACCGGGCAGCCACAACTTAACTATGAAACGTTAACCAATATCAGCATCAATACCCTAAAGACGGATTATAGCCACGCCTGGAAAAATAAACTTAAACTTGAAGCCGGATTTAAAATAGCCGCCGTGCAAACCAACAATAACCAGGATGCTAACCAGTTTAACTACCACGAAAACATAAGGGCTGCTTACACGGCTTTATCGGGATCCGCGGCGCGTTGGGGGTGGCAATTTGGGCTGCGGGCCGAGCAAACCACTGCTAAAGGCGAAAGTGAATTGGCAAGCAGCGCAAAACTTACCCGGCCAGATACCAGTTACTTTAACTTGTTACCATCGGCTTATTTTACTTATGCGCCGGGTGCTAAACACCATTTGAGGCTATCAATTAGCCGCCGTATAAAACGGCCCGATTATAACGATTTGCAACCCTTTACCTACGTGCAGGACCCACTTAGTCAGCAAACGGGTAACCCCAACCTGCGCGTGCAGCGTAATGACGAGGCCGAGTTAACCTATACGTTTGACGACCGCATTACCCTGGTTGGCGCTTACAGCCAAGCCAACGATTATTTTAATACCATTATGAAGCAAGCGGGTAATGTTTTGATTGAAATGCCTGCCAATACAGGCACTATGAACACCCTTAATTTCGACCTTAATTATCCCGTTAAGGCAACAAAATGGTGGAACATGCTTTACAAAGCCAATTTGGGTAACGATCATTTTAAAGGGGCTTTATTGGATGGTGAGCTTAACGAGGGTAAATGGCACTATCAGTTTTCTACCAGTCAGCGGTTTACATTGCCGGGTAAATATCAGTTACAATTGAGCGGGCGTTATACATCGGCATCGCAAAACCTCATTTATGCCCGGCAGGATAATGCTAATGTGAGCGCCGGTATTAGTCGTAAATTGTTTAAAGACCAGGCTTCGGTACGTTTAGGTGTGAGCGATATTTTTAAAACCCAGCGTAATTATACCAGCGTTAATTTTGGCAGCCTTAATTATACCGATGAGGGTAACTTTGAGAGCCGCAGGGTATCATTTAACTTTAGCTGGCGTTTTGGCAATACCAAAATACGGCAAACTGAGGAACGCCGGCGCGGTGATGCCGATGAAAAAGGAAGAAGCGGCAGTTGA
- a CDS encoding bifunctional GNAT family N-acetyltransferase/carbon-nitrogen hydrolase family protein: MEKEIKNEELKIELRTLTKDDYLGLKASMIEAYAEWEGASYWGEPHITELVKIFPEGQICILVNGSIAGCALSLIVDYDKFGDNHTYAQITGNYTFSTHDKDGDVLYGIDFFVHPDHRGMRIGRRLYDARKEICERHNLRAIIAGGRIPKYKDYADKLTPKAYLEKVKGKEIHDPTLSFQLANDFHVRKILKGYLPGDTQSLEYASLLEWNNIYYNEEAAHINSKKSIIRLGLVQWQMRPFENLESLCEQIEFFVDVISDYQSDFVLFPELFNAPLMTAYNHLGGADAMREIAKFTIPLRDKFMEYAISYNINIITGSMPYLENGVLQNVGYLCRRDGSYEMYRKIHLTPAEQSAWGMIGGDQITTYDTDCGKIGILICYDVEFPELPRLLAEQGMQILFVPFMTDTQNGYTRVRSCAQARAIENECYVAIAGSVGNLPKVHNMDIQYAQSAVFTPSDFSFPSNGIKAEATPNTETTLIADVDVDLLKELHNFGAVRNLKDRRLDIYKIINKSKK, translated from the coding sequence ATGGAAAAAGAAATTAAAAACGAAGAACTTAAAATAGAATTAAGAACGCTTACCAAAGACGATTACTTAGGCTTAAAGGCCTCTATGATTGAAGCATACGCCGAATGGGAAGGCGCTTCCTATTGGGGAGAACCACATATCACCGAATTGGTTAAAATATTTCCTGAAGGCCAGATCTGCATATTAGTTAACGGATCGATTGCTGGCTGTGCGCTCTCGCTGATCGTAGATTATGACAAATTTGGCGATAACCATACCTATGCACAAATAACCGGCAATTATACATTTTCAACACATGATAAAGACGGAGATGTATTGTACGGCATTGACTTTTTTGTTCATCCAGACCACCGGGGTATGCGTATTGGTAGAAGGTTATATGATGCACGTAAAGAAATATGCGAAAGGCACAATCTCAGGGCGATTATCGCCGGGGGACGTATCCCCAAATACAAGGATTACGCCGATAAGCTGACGCCTAAAGCCTACCTGGAAAAAGTAAAAGGTAAAGAGATTCACGATCCAACTTTATCATTTCAATTAGCTAACGATTTCCACGTCAGGAAAATCTTAAAAGGCTATTTACCCGGTGATACGCAATCGCTTGAATACGCATCATTATTGGAGTGGAATAATATTTACTACAACGAGGAGGCAGCACATATCAACTCTAAAAAATCCATTATCCGGTTAGGATTGGTACAATGGCAAATGCGCCCATTTGAAAACCTGGAATCATTATGTGAACAGATCGAGTTTTTTGTGGATGTAATCAGTGACTACCAAAGTGATTTTGTTTTGTTCCCGGAATTGTTCAATGCACCGTTGATGACAGCTTATAATCATTTAGGTGGGGCTGATGCAATGCGCGAGATAGCCAAGTTCACTATCCCCTTGCGCGACAAATTTATGGAGTACGCCATCAGTTATAACATTAATATCATCACAGGCAGTATGCCCTACCTGGAAAACGGGGTGCTGCAAAATGTAGGATACCTTTGCCGCAGGGACGGTTCTTATGAAATGTACCGTAAAATTCACTTAACGCCGGCAGAACAAAGTGCCTGGGGAATGATAGGCGGTGATCAGATCACTACCTATGATACGGATTGCGGCAAGATTGGGATATTGATTTGCTATGATGTGGAATTTCCGGAACTACCCCGCCTGTTGGCCGAACAGGGTATGCAAATACTTTTTGTTCCTTTTATGACCGACACCCAAAACGGCTATACACGGGTTAGGAGCTGCGCGCAGGCCAGGGCTATTGAAAACGAGTGCTACGTAGCTATAGCCGGAAGTGTAGGTAATTTACCCAAAGTTCATAACATGGATATACAATATGCGCAGTCGGCAGTATTTACGCCTTCTGATTTTTCTTTTCCAAGTAACGGTATCAAAGCCGAAGCCACACCTAATACCGAAACAACTTTGATAGCCGACGTAGACGTAGATTTGTTAAAGGAACTTCATAATTTCGGCGCAGTTAGAAATTTAAAAGACAGAAGATTAGATATTTATAAAATTATAAATAAAAGTAAAAAATAG
- the era gene encoding GTPase Era: MSHRAGFVSIIGKPNAGKSTLMNALVGEKMSIITPKAQTTRHRILGIVNGDDYQIVFSDTPGIIKPHYALQETMMHQVSGSLVDADMVLLVTDINEKYDEADVLDKLKGSQAPLVILINKIDKSDQETVEKKIAYWHEALKPKAVFAISALHDHNVKAVMDMVMDNLPEHPAYYEKDFLTDRNDRFFASEIIREKIFKIYEKEIPYSTEVIITAFIEDPKIYRISAEIIVERDSQKNILIGTGGEMLKKVGTYARKDMEEFFQRKVFLEMFVKVIADWRSKKNYLKKFGYED; encoded by the coding sequence ATGAGTCACCGCGCAGGTTTTGTAAGTATTATTGGCAAACCCAATGCAGGTAAGTCAACCCTGATGAACGCGCTTGTGGGCGAAAAAATGAGCATCATTACGCCCAAAGCACAAACAACACGTCATCGCATCCTCGGTATAGTTAACGGCGATGATTACCAGATTGTGTTTAGCGACACGCCCGGCATCATCAAACCGCACTACGCCCTGCAAGAAACCATGATGCACCAGGTATCGGGCTCGCTGGTTGATGCCGATATGGTGTTACTGGTTACCGATATTAACGAAAAGTACGACGAGGCCGACGTATTGGATAAACTGAAAGGCAGCCAGGCCCCGTTGGTGATACTGATTAACAAGATTGACAAAAGCGACCAGGAAACTGTTGAGAAAAAGATAGCTTACTGGCACGAAGCATTAAAACCCAAAGCTGTATTCGCTATTTCGGCACTGCACGATCATAATGTGAAGGCCGTAATGGATATGGTAATGGATAACCTGCCCGAGCACCCCGCTTATTACGAAAAAGATTTTTTAACCGACCGTAACGACCGCTTTTTTGCTTCGGAAATTATCCGCGAAAAAATATTTAAAATATACGAAAAGGAGATACCCTACAGTACCGAGGTAATTATAACCGCCTTTATTGAAGACCCTAAGATATACCGCATTAGTGCCGAAATCATCGTAGAGCGCGATTCGCAAAAAAACATCCTGATAGGTACCGGCGGCGAAATGCTTAAAAAAGTTGGTACCTACGCCCGTAAAGACATGGAAGAGTTTTTTCAGCGTAAGGTTTTTTTAGAGATGTTTGTTAAAGTAATAGCCGATTGGCGCAGTAAAAAAAATTACCTGAAAAAATTTGGGTACGAGGATTAA
- a CDS encoding class I tRNA ligase family protein, producing MYKEYKQLNLSQIGNEVLEFWKQNNIFEKSISSRPASKPYTFYEGPPSANGMPGIHHVMARSIKDIFCRYKTLKGYQVKRKGGWDTHGLPIELAVEKSLGITKDDIGKTISVEDYNNACRKEVMRYTDVWNDLTEKMGYWVDLEDPYITYKNEYIESLWWILSELYKKGWLYKGYTVQPYSPKSGTGLSSHELNQPGTYKMVKDTTIVAQFHLKNDQQHALMPTLFSEPGEDTVILAWTTTPWTLPSNCALAVGENIDYVKIKTFNPYTYAPVSVVLAKVLVSKYFKAEGENAAFADYKEGDKVIPWTVEAGFKGSELVGLRYHQLMPYVTNADLEANAFRVIPADFVTTEDGTGIVHTASVFGADDFRACKENGVPSVMVHDETGKEVPLVNKQGRFVDEVTDFAGLYVKEEYYSKEEREVPGFKPTDVLISIMLKTDNKAFDVKKYEHSYPHSWRTDEPILYYPLDSWFIKTTAVKDKLVELNKTINWKPESTGTGRFGNWLENLVDWNLSRSRYWGTPLPIWRSKAYSFDPSFKKSELCFGSIKELVNPKTIETDNFDIVYESKYFFLEKLVEDLKSGSTDLMLTLGEYYENYVQKARNSNFIIDDAYSLLNLIPPTQQKKLLTTYSSSLSEHFKNIEIDLHRPYVDNIIILEIKQPKVKTPDGSYHFPVIDGFVNYFLREPDLIDVWFDSGAMPYAQWHFPFENKEQFADAYPADFIAEGVDQTRGWFFTLHAIAVMLSEASDEVKAVNTLVGNPGVAFKNVVSNGLVLDKNGNKMSKRLGNAADPFETIEKYGADAARWYMISNAAPWDNLKFNLEGLDEVRRKFFGTLYNTYSFFALYANIDNFNYSEAEIALSDRPEIDRWIVSLLNTLTKEVDEFYADFEPTKATRAIQNFVDAHLSNWYVRLSRRRFWRSDNSADKLSAYQTLYTCLTTIAKLMAPVAPFFAERLFNDLNSATQQENVESVHLADFPAYHTELVDKALEERMQLAQDVSSLVLSLRKKVNINVRRPLGRILLPILNKNFEQQIELVKELILSETNIKAIEYINDTAGFVKKKIKPNFKALGAKVGKDMKLVAEAINNFSSDQITEIETEGTIAILNTQYSILLSDVEIIAEDVPGWQVANLGKLTVALDVTITEELKQEGIARELVNRIQNLRKDKNFEVTDKINVRISNHPYIAEAVENNLSYICAEILADTLVPDSQLNNGDSALIDEIEILIAISKV from the coding sequence ATGTACAAGGAATATAAGCAGCTAAATTTATCGCAAATAGGTAACGAAGTACTGGAGTTTTGGAAACAGAATAACATATTCGAGAAAAGTATAAGCAGCAGGCCGGCAAGCAAGCCCTACACGTTTTACGAGGGTCCGCCGAGTGCTAATGGTATGCCGGGCATTCACCACGTAATGGCGCGGAGTATTAAGGATATTTTTTGCCGTTATAAAACGCTTAAAGGTTACCAGGTTAAACGCAAAGGCGGCTGGGATACGCATGGTTTGCCTATTGAACTGGCGGTTGAAAAATCGTTAGGGATTACTAAGGACGATATTGGCAAAACTATTTCGGTTGAGGATTATAACAATGCCTGCCGCAAGGAAGTGATGCGCTATACCGACGTTTGGAACGACCTGACCGAGAAAATGGGCTACTGGGTTGACCTTGAAGACCCCTACATAACCTACAAAAACGAATACATTGAAAGCCTTTGGTGGATATTGAGCGAGCTTTATAAAAAGGGCTGGCTGTATAAAGGCTACACGGTGCAGCCTTATTCGCCAAAATCGGGCACGGGGTTGAGTTCGCACGAGCTGAACCAGCCGGGTACTTATAAAATGGTGAAGGATACTACCATTGTAGCGCAGTTCCATTTAAAAAACGACCAGCAACATGCGCTGATGCCTACCTTGTTTAGCGAGCCTGGTGAAGATACGGTGATACTGGCCTGGACTACCACGCCGTGGACCCTACCATCAAACTGTGCGCTTGCCGTTGGCGAAAACATTGATTACGTTAAAATAAAAACCTTTAACCCTTATACCTATGCACCCGTTAGCGTGGTGCTGGCTAAGGTTTTGGTGAGCAAATATTTTAAAGCCGAAGGCGAGAATGCTGCTTTTGCTGATTATAAAGAAGGCGATAAAGTAATACCCTGGACGGTTGAAGCCGGTTTTAAAGGCAGCGAATTAGTTGGCTTACGTTACCACCAATTGATGCCCTACGTAACCAATGCCGATTTGGAAGCTAATGCTTTCCGCGTTATCCCGGCAGATTTTGTGACTACCGAGGATGGTACGGGAATAGTGCACACAGCTTCGGTTTTTGGTGCGGACGATTTTAGGGCCTGTAAGGAGAACGGCGTGCCAAGTGTAATGGTACACGACGAAACGGGCAAAGAAGTTCCGCTGGTAAACAAACAGGGCCGCTTTGTTGACGAAGTGACCGATTTTGCAGGCTTGTACGTTAAAGAAGAATATTACAGCAAAGAAGAGCGCGAAGTGCCCGGCTTTAAGCCAACGGATGTTTTAATATCCATTATGCTGAAAACCGACAACAAGGCTTTCGACGTTAAAAAATACGAACACAGTTACCCCCACTCGTGGCGCACGGATGAGCCTATTTTGTATTATCCGCTGGATAGCTGGTTTATTAAAACCACGGCAGTTAAGGATAAACTGGTTGAGCTGAATAAAACGATAAACTGGAAACCTGAAAGCACCGGGACGGGCCGCTTTGGTAACTGGCTTGAAAACTTGGTGGACTGGAATTTATCGCGCTCACGCTACTGGGGAACGCCGTTGCCGATATGGCGTTCAAAGGCTTATAGTTTTGATCCAAGCTTTAAAAAATCAGAATTGTGTTTTGGTAGCATTAAAGAATTAGTCAATCCCAAAACTATTGAAACGGATAATTTTGATATCGTTTACGAATCTAAATATTTCTTCCTGGAAAAACTTGTAGAAGATTTGAAAAGTGGATCAACAGACTTAATGCTGACACTTGGAGAGTATTATGAAAATTATGTACAAAAAGCTCGAAACTCAAATTTTATTATTGATGATGCATACTCTCTTTTAAATTTAATTCCTCCAACACAGCAAAAAAAGCTATTAACAACTTATTCATCCAGCTTATCGGAACATTTTAAAAATATAGAAATAGATCTTCATAGGCCATACGTTGATAATATCATCATATTAGAAATAAAACAGCCTAAAGTAAAAACCCCTGACGGTTCTTATCACTTTCCAGTTATCGACGGATTTGTCAACTATTTTCTTCGCGAGCCCGATTTGATTGATGTTTGGTTTGATAGCGGCGCCATGCCATATGCACAATGGCATTTTCCGTTTGAAAACAAGGAGCAGTTTGCTGATGCTTACCCGGCAGATTTTATTGCCGAAGGTGTTGACCAAACCCGCGGTTGGTTTTTTACCCTGCACGCCATTGCCGTAATGTTAAGCGAAGCGAGCGACGAGGTTAAGGCCGTTAATACTTTGGTGGGCAACCCCGGCGTAGCGTTTAAAAACGTGGTGAGCAACGGTTTGGTGCTGGATAAAAACGGCAACAAAATGAGCAAGCGTTTAGGCAATGCCGCCGACCCTTTTGAGACCATTGAAAAATATGGTGCCGATGCCGCCCGCTGGTACATGATTAGCAATGCCGCACCCTGGGATAACCTTAAATTTAACTTAGAAGGGCTTGACGAGGTGCGCCGCAAGTTTTTTGGCACGCTTTATAATACTTACAGCTTTTTTGCGCTGTATGCCAATATTGATAATTTTAATTACAGCGAAGCCGAGATAGCGTTAAGCGACAGGCCGGAGATTGACCGTTGGATAGTATCGTTATTAAACACGTTAACCAAAGAGGTTGATGAGTTTTACGCCGATTTTGAACCCACCAAGGCCACCCGCGCCATACAAAACTTTGTTGATGCGCATTTGAGCAATTGGTACGTGCGTTTAAGTCGCCGCCGTTTTTGGCGCAGTGATAACTCGGCAGATAAGTTATCGGCATACCAAACGTTATATACTTGTTTAACTACCATAGCCAAGCTGATGGCACCGGTTGCCCCGTTTTTTGCCGAACGTTTATTTAACGACCTGAACAGTGCTACCCAACAAGAAAATGTAGAATCGGTACACCTGGCAGATTTTCCTGCTTATCATACCGAACTGGTTGATAAGGCGCTTGAAGAGCGGATGCAATTGGCGCAGGATGTATCGTCGTTAGTGCTGTCGTTACGTAAAAAGGTTAATATTAATGTGAGGCGCCCGTTGGGCCGCATTTTATTGCCTATATTAAACAAAAACTTTGAGCAACAAATTGAGCTGGTTAAAGAACTGATATTATCGGAAACCAACATCAAAGCTATTGAGTATATAAACGATACCGCAGGTTTTGTTAAAAAGAAGATAAAGCCAAACTTTAAAGCTTTAGGTGCTAAAGTGGGTAAGGATATGAAATTGGTTGCCGAAGCGATAAATAACTTTAGCAGCGATCAAATAACAGAAATTGAAACTGAAGGTACCATAGCAATACTCAATACGCAGTACTCCATACTTTTAAGCGACGTTGAAATTATTGCCGAAGACGTACCGGGCTGGCAAGTTGCAAATTTGGGAAAACTAACCGTAGCTTTAGATGTTACGATAACCGAAGAGTTGAAACAGGAGGGTATAGCGCGCGAGTTGGTAAACAGGATACAAAACCTGCGTAAGGACAAGAATTTTGAAGTAACTGATAAGATAAATGTGCGCATAAGCAATCACCCTTACATAGCCGAAGCGGTTGAAAATAATTTATCATATATTTGCGCCGAAATTTTAGCCGATACCTTAGTGCCTGACTCACAGTTAAATAATGGTGATAGTGCATTAATTGATGAAATTGAAATATTGATTGCTATAAGTAAAGTATAA
- a CDS encoding helix-turn-helix domain-containing protein: MLFQFGLRSSLLLIFFTHLCVYAGLLYKRGVQQERLSDRLLASFFLLSALFIFPWMSGFAGWYDTQPYREILFYTPFIHALFFGPLLYLYLKSLTNAQYKLSKADWLHFLPGALYLLWCLVVVVADKFIVGRYYLMNGRTDPDFDSWYNWTWSASILIYLALSIRYYRQYLVFSNFEFSFADAASFKWLRNFLYAFALLTTLLISEHVLSLFVDLVYVRAWYYFFAFALITYYMAISAYSARPIIKLNFEPRLLTAYQQPLQLANNNTIDITYQDLDWMEDWKIKVDELMAVKKVYLEPELTLTDLAKKTGTNASLLSKVINASYGQNFNDYVNRFRVEEAIRLMNQPGYRNFNLLAIAYDAGFNSKSTFNRAFKKVTGKNPKEHLSN, from the coding sequence ATGCTTTTTCAATTCGGGCTGCGTAGTTCGCTGCTGCTTATATTTTTTACGCACCTGTGTGTTTATGCGGGGCTGTTGTACAAGCGTGGTGTGCAGCAAGAGCGCCTGTCGGACAGGTTGTTGGCGTCGTTCTTCTTGCTGTCGGCATTGTTTATTTTTCCGTGGATGTCGGGGTTTGCGGGTTGGTATGATACGCAACCCTACCGAGAGATATTATTTTATACGCCGTTTATCCATGCGTTGTTTTTTGGTCCGTTATTGTATCTGTATTTAAAAAGCCTTACCAACGCACAATACAAGTTAAGCAAGGCAGATTGGCTGCATTTTTTACCCGGCGCACTTTACCTGCTTTGGTGCCTTGTGGTTGTAGTGGCCGATAAATTTATTGTAGGCCGTTATTACCTGATGAACGGCAGAACCGACCCCGATTTTGACAGTTGGTATAACTGGACCTGGAGCGCAAGTATTTTAATTTATCTGGCTCTATCAATTAGGTATTACCGGCAGTACCTCGTTTTTTCGAACTTTGAATTCTCTTTTGCCGATGCGGCCAGCTTTAAGTGGCTGCGCAATTTTTTGTATGCTTTTGCGCTGCTTACCACGTTGTTAATATCCGAGCACGTTTTATCTTTATTTGTTGATTTGGTTTACGTGCGCGCGTGGTATTATTTTTTTGCGTTTGCCCTTATTACGTATTATATGGCCATTAGTGCTTATAGCGCCAGGCCCATCATTAAGCTTAACTTTGAGCCACGGTTGTTAACCGCCTACCAGCAGCCCTTACAGTTAGCCAATAACAACACCATAGATATTACTTACCAGGACTTGGACTGGATGGAGGATTGGAAAATAAAAGTGGATGAGTTGATGGCTGTTAAAAAGGTTTATTTAGAACCCGAACTAACCTTAACCGACCTGGCTAAAAAAACGGGTACCAATGCATCGTTGCTAAGTAAGGTTATTAACGCCAGTTATGGGCAAAACTTTAACGACTATGTTAACCGTTTCCGGGTAGAGGAGGCTATCCGCCTGATGAACCAACCGGGCTACCGCAATTTTAACCTGCTGGCTATTGCTTATGATGCCGGCTTCAATTCAAAATCAACCTTTAACCGCGCCTTTAAAAAGGTAACGGGTAAAAACCCCAAGGAGCATTTAAGCAATTAG